A stretch of the Streptomyces ortus genome encodes the following:
- a CDS encoding class I SAM-dependent methyltransferase, translated as MTTTLGSDWQAWQESWDRQQECYLPDREERFRVMLDMVEALVGPEPRVLDLACGTGSITARLLERFPKAVSTGVDLDPALLAIAEGTFAGDERVTFVTADLKDPEWVSLLPYESYDAVLTATALHWLHAEPLAVLYGQVAGVVREGGVFMNADHMVDETTPLINAADRAQRHARLEAATAAGALDWAAWWRLAAADPVLAEPTARRFAIYGEHAEGDTPSASWHVGALRAAGFGEAREVWRSPSDALVLAVR; from the coding sequence ATGACGACCACCCTCGGGTCCGACTGGCAGGCCTGGCAGGAGAGCTGGGACCGGCAGCAGGAGTGCTACCTCCCGGACCGCGAGGAGCGGTTCCGGGTCATGCTCGACATGGTCGAGGCACTGGTGGGCCCCGAGCCGCGGGTCCTGGACCTCGCGTGCGGTACGGGAAGTATCACGGCCCGGCTCCTCGAAAGGTTCCCGAAGGCGGTCAGTACCGGTGTCGATCTCGATCCGGCGCTCCTGGCCATCGCCGAGGGCACGTTCGCGGGCGACGAGCGGGTCACGTTCGTCACGGCGGACCTCAAGGACCCCGAGTGGGTCTCACTGCTGCCGTACGAGTCCTACGACGCGGTCCTCACCGCGACCGCGCTGCACTGGCTGCACGCTGAGCCGCTGGCGGTGCTGTACGGGCAGGTCGCCGGGGTCGTCCGGGAGGGGGGCGTGTTCATGAACGCGGACCACATGGTCGATGAGACGACTCCGCTGATCAACGCGGCGGACCGGGCGCAGCGGCATGCGCGGTTGGAGGCGGCCACGGCGGCGGGGGCGCTCGACTGGGCGGCGTGGTGGCGGCTGGCCGCTGCGGATCCTGTGCTGGCCGAGCCGACCGCGCGGCGGTTCGCGATCTACGGGGAGCATGCGGAGGGGGATACTCCGTCTGCCTCGTGGCATGTGGGGGCGCTGCGGGCGGCGGGGTTCGGGGAGGCGCGGGAGGTGTGGCGGTCGCCGTCCGACGCGCTGGTCCTCGCCGTCCGGTAG
- a CDS encoding amino acid ABC transporter ATP-binding protein has protein sequence MTADANVTKSATGTASGTAMVKAEGVHKSFGPVEVLKGIDLEVRPGEVFCLIGPSGSGKSTFLRCINHLEKVNAGRLYVDGELVGYRQKGDKLYELKDSEVALKRRDIGMVFQRFNLFPHMTALENVMEAPVQVKGASKAQARERAGQLLERVGLADKAGNYPSQLSGGQQQRVAIARALAMEPKLMLFDEPTSALDPELVGDVLDVMRDLAESGMTMVVVTHEMGFAREVGDSLVFMDEGVVVESGHPREVLTNPRHERTQSFLSKVL, from the coding sequence ATGACCGCCGACGCGAACGTGACCAAGAGCGCGACCGGAACGGCCTCCGGTACGGCGATGGTGAAGGCCGAGGGCGTCCACAAGTCCTTCGGCCCGGTCGAGGTCCTCAAGGGCATCGACCTCGAAGTGAGGCCCGGCGAGGTCTTCTGCCTGATCGGTCCGTCAGGGTCGGGCAAGTCGACGTTCCTGCGGTGCATCAACCATCTGGAGAAGGTGAACGCCGGGCGGCTGTACGTCGACGGGGAGCTGGTCGGCTACCGCCAGAAGGGCGACAAGCTGTACGAGCTCAAGGACAGTGAGGTCGCGCTGAAGCGGCGGGACATCGGCATGGTGTTCCAGCGCTTCAACCTGTTCCCGCACATGACGGCCCTGGAGAACGTCATGGAGGCGCCGGTCCAGGTCAAGGGCGCGAGCAAGGCGCAGGCGCGCGAGCGTGCGGGCCAGCTCCTGGAGCGGGTCGGGCTGGCCGACAAGGCGGGCAACTACCCCTCGCAGCTCTCCGGCGGCCAGCAGCAGCGGGTCGCGATCGCGCGGGCCCTCGCGATGGAACCGAAGCTGATGCTGTTCGACGAGCCGACGTCCGCGCTCGACCCGGAACTCGTGGGTGACGTCCTCGACGTCATGCGCGACCTCGCGGAGTCGGGCATGACGATGGTGGTCGTCACCCACGAGATGGGCTTCGCCCGGGAGGTCGGCGATTCGCTGGTCTTCATGGACGAGGGAGTCGTGGTCGAGTCGGGCCACCCCAGAGAGGTCCTCACGAACCCCCGCCACGAACGCACACAGTCGTTCCTGTCAAAGGTCCTGTAG
- a CDS encoding amino acid ABC transporter permease: MTVDIDKTAGPESTPPGGPEAIKAIPVRHYGRYVSAVIAIAIFVSIIYAFAQGKINWGAVPDYFFDDRILKGVGQTMLLTVLSMVIGIAGGILLAVMRLSKNPVTSSIAWFYIWFFRGTPVLVQLVVWFNLGLVFQYINLGPIYKDYWSSFMTPLLTALLGLGLNEAAYMAEICRAGLLSVDEGQTEASHALGMSHGKTLRRIVIPQAMRVIVPPTGNEVINMLKTTSLVSVVQFAELFRYAQDIGQSSGAPVEMYFLAAAWYLVLTSVLSVGQYYIERYYARGSSRALPATPFQRIKANVLSLSNRSGGGVSA; encoded by the coding sequence GTGACTGTTGACATCGACAAGACGGCCGGTCCCGAGAGCACTCCCCCGGGCGGTCCGGAGGCCATCAAGGCCATCCCGGTCCGCCACTACGGGCGCTACGTCTCGGCCGTCATCGCGATCGCGATCTTCGTCTCGATCATCTACGCGTTCGCCCAGGGCAAGATCAACTGGGGTGCCGTACCGGACTACTTCTTCGACGACCGCATCCTCAAGGGTGTCGGGCAGACGATGCTGCTCACCGTGCTGTCGATGGTGATCGGCATCGCGGGCGGCATCCTCCTCGCGGTGATGCGCCTGTCGAAGAACCCGGTGACCTCGTCGATCGCGTGGTTCTACATCTGGTTCTTCCGGGGCACCCCGGTCCTGGTGCAGCTCGTGGTCTGGTTCAACCTGGGCCTGGTCTTCCAGTACATCAACCTCGGTCCGATCTACAAGGACTACTGGTCGAGCTTCATGACGCCGCTGCTGACGGCGCTCCTCGGGCTCGGTCTGAACGAGGCCGCGTACATGGCGGAGATCTGCCGCGCGGGTCTGCTCTCGGTCGACGAGGGCCAGACGGAGGCCTCGCACGCCCTGGGCATGAGCCACGGCAAGACCCTGCGGCGGATCGTGATCCCGCAGGCGATGCGCGTGATCGTGCCCCCCACGGGCAACGAGGTCATCAACATGCTCAAGACGACCTCACTGGTGTCGGTGGTCCAGTTCGCCGAACTGTTCCGGTACGCACAGGACATCGGCCAGTCGTCGGGCGCACCCGTGGAGATGTACTTCCTGGCCGCCGCCTGGTACCTGGTTCTGACCTCGGTGCTCAGCGTCGGGCAGTACTACATCGAGCGGTACTACGCCCGCGGTTCGAGCCGCGCGCTGCCTGCCACGCCGTTCCAGAGGATCAAGGCGAACGTGCTGTCCCTGTCCAACCGCTCGGGCGGAGGAGTGAGCGCATGA
- a CDS encoding ABC transporter substrate-binding protein: MTARSTRRTTAAQSRIAAVGAIAVAGALLLTGCGDQTKDKDSGGSGTADSSAAPLADKLPKAVRDKGVIKVGSDIAYAPVEFKDDSGKTVGIDPDLADAMGKQLGVKFEFENGTFDTLLTGLRSKRYDIAMSAMTDTKDRQEGVDAETGKKVGEGVDFIDYFTAGVSIYTKQGADQSIKTWDDLCGKKVVVQRNTVSNDLAKAQAKKCPAGKKLSIEAFDNDQQAQTRLRAGGADAGSSDFPVAAYAAKTSGGGKDFEVVGEQVEAAPYGIAVAKSNTELRDALQAALDAVIKNGEYGKIIAKWGVEAGAVKEATLNGGK; this comes from the coding sequence ATGACCGCACGCTCCACCCGTCGTACGACCGCCGCGCAGTCCCGGATAGCCGCGGTCGGTGCGATCGCGGTCGCAGGCGCCCTGCTGCTCACCGGCTGCGGTGACCAGACCAAGGACAAGGACAGCGGCGGCTCCGGCACCGCTGACTCCAGCGCGGCCCCGCTGGCCGACAAGCTGCCCAAGGCCGTCCGTGACAAGGGCGTCATCAAGGTCGGCTCGGACATCGCGTACGCGCCGGTCGAGTTCAAGGACGACTCGGGCAAGACGGTGGGCATCGACCCCGATCTCGCCGACGCCATGGGCAAGCAGCTCGGCGTGAAGTTCGAGTTCGAGAACGGCACCTTCGACACGCTGCTCACCGGCCTGCGCTCCAAGCGGTACGACATCGCGATGTCGGCGATGACGGACACCAAGGACCGCCAGGAGGGTGTCGACGCCGAGACCGGCAAGAAGGTCGGCGAGGGCGTCGACTTCATCGACTACTTCACCGCGGGCGTCTCGATCTACACCAAGCAGGGCGCGGACCAGTCCATCAAGACCTGGGACGACCTGTGCGGCAAGAAGGTCGTGGTGCAGCGCAACACGGTCTCGAACGACCTCGCCAAGGCCCAGGCGAAGAAGTGTCCGGCCGGCAAGAAGCTCTCCATCGAGGCCTTCGACAACGACCAGCAGGCCCAGACCCGGCTGCGCGCCGGTGGCGCCGACGCCGGTTCCTCGGACTTCCCCGTGGCGGCGTACGCGGCGAAGACCTCGGGTGGCGGCAAGGACTTCGAGGTCGTCGGCGAGCAGGTCGAGGCCGCCCCGTACGGCATCGCGGTCGCCAAGTCGAACACCGAGCTGCGGGACGCCCTGCAGGCCGCGCTCGACGCGGTCATCAAGAACGGTGAGTACGGCAAGATCATCGCGAAGTGGGGCGTCGAGGCGGGCGCCGTGAAGGAAGCCACCCTCAACGGCGGCAAGTGA